In one window of Ruminococcus hominis DNA:
- the coaBC gene encoding bifunctional phosphopantothenoylcysteine decarboxylase/phosphopantothenate--cysteine ligase CoaBC, which translates to MLKGKTVLLGVTGSIAAYKIASLASALKKLHADVHVLMTQNATNFINPITFESLTGNKCLVDTFDRNFQFQVEHVSIAKKADVVMIAPASANVIGKLAHGIADDMLTTTVMACKCKKYISPAMNTNMFENPIVQDNLKILEHYGYEVIQPASGYLACGDTGAGKMPEPETLLAYIEKEIAREKDLQGKKILVTAGPTQEAIDPVRYITNHSSGKMGYAIAKAAMLRGAEVTLVSGRTAIEAPLFVNVVPIVTAKDMFEAVTGISNEQDIIIKAAAVADYRPAVVSSEKVKKKEGQMSIELERTDDILKYLGENKREGQFLCGFSMETQNMISNSRAKLEKKNLDMVAANNVKEAGAGFQGDTNVLTLITQKEETSLPLMSKEDAANKLLDKILELTIR; encoded by the coding sequence ATGTTGAAGGGAAAAACAGTGTTATTAGGTGTAACAGGAAGCATTGCAGCATATAAGATTGCATCACTTGCAAGTGCATTGAAGAAGCTTCATGCGGATGTGCATGTGTTGATGACACAGAATGCGACGAATTTTATTAATCCGATTACATTTGAGAGCCTTACGGGAAATAAATGTCTGGTGGATACATTTGACCGGAATTTTCAGTTTCAAGTAGAGCATGTTTCAATAGCAAAGAAAGCGGATGTAGTAATGATCGCACCGGCAAGTGCCAATGTTATTGGAAAGCTGGCACATGGAATTGCAGACGATATGCTGACTACTACGGTGATGGCATGCAAATGTAAGAAATATATTTCACCGGCTATGAATACGAATATGTTTGAGAATCCTATCGTGCAGGATAATTTAAAAATATTGGAGCATTATGGATATGAGGTGATCCAGCCGGCAAGCGGATATTTGGCATGTGGAGATACGGGGGCAGGTAAGATGCCGGAACCGGAGACTCTGCTTGCGTATATTGAAAAAGAGATTGCCCGTGAGAAAGATCTGCAAGGCAAGAAGATTCTTGTTACGGCAGGACCGACACAAGAAGCAATTGATCCGGTAAGATACATTACGAATCATTCTTCGGGTAAAATGGGATATGCAATTGCAAAAGCTGCGATGCTTCGTGGTGCAGAGGTTACGCTGGTAAGTGGACGTACTGCGATTGAAGCTCCGCTTTTTGTAAATGTTGTGCCAATCGTTACGGCAAAAGATATGTTTGAAGCGGTGACGGGAATCAGTAATGAGCAGGATATTATTATCAAAGCTGCGGCTGTTGCGGACTATCGTCCGGCAGTTGTTAGTTCTGAAAAAGTTAAGAAAAAAGAAGGTCAGATGTCTATAGAGTTAGAACGGACAGATGACATTTTGAAATATTTGGGAGAAAATAAAAGAGAAGGACAGTTTTTATGTGGCTTTTCTATGGAAACCCAGAATATGATCAGTAATTCCAGAGCCAAACTTGAAAAGAAAAACCTGGATATGGTTGCAGCCAACAATGTAAAAGAGGCTGGCGCAGGCTTCCAGGGAGATACTAATGTATTGACTCTGATTACGCAGAAGGAGGAAACATCACTTCCGCTTATGAGCAAGGAGGATGCAGCCAATAAACTTCTGGATAAAATTCTTGAATTGACGATTCGCTAA
- a CDS encoding ECF transporter S component, with protein sequence MNNKTKKFNTMQLATLGLMTAVLIIMSCTPLGYLNIGPLAISFNVIPVAICAIVLGPTGGAIAGLIFGLTSFGQCIGIGGVSVMGAMLFSINPVLAFIQRVVPRLLDGLLIGFIYKATRKRTNAYVASAVTGFFSAFLNTLFFMTFLVVLFGNTEYVQGLMNGRNVIIGCCMMVGVNAISEMVASTIITGAIGAALFKARLLPSEK encoded by the coding sequence ATGAACAACAAAACAAAAAAATTCAACACGATGCAACTTGCTACATTGGGACTTATGACAGCAGTCCTTATCATTATGTCCTGTACACCATTAGGTTATCTGAACATTGGACCACTGGCAATTTCATTTAATGTAATTCCGGTTGCGATTTGTGCAATCGTATTAGGACCGACAGGTGGTGCAATTGCCGGACTGATCTTTGGACTGACAAGCTTTGGTCAGTGTATTGGAATCGGCGGAGTCAGCGTAATGGGAGCAATGCTCTTTAGTATCAATCCTGTTCTGGCATTTATCCAGCGTGTAGTTCCACGTCTTTTGGATGGTTTGCTTATCGGATTTATTTATAAAGCAACAAGAAAAAGAACGAATGCATATGTGGCAAGTGCAGTGACAGGATTCTTTTCAGCATTTTTAAATACTTTGTTTTTTATGACATTTTTAGTAGTATTATTTGGAAATACAGAATATGTGCAGGGGCTTATGAACGGAAGAAATGTGATTATCGGATGCTGCATGATGGTTGGTGTGAATGCTATCAGTGAAATGGTTGCATCTACAATCATCACAGGTGCAATAGGAGCAGCACTTTTCAAAGCACGTTTACTGCCTTCAGAGAAATAG
- a CDS encoding acyl-CoA dehydratase activase: MNYVGIDIGSTASKVVTRGDCQMQFVLPTGWSSKETCKIIKERLQESGIDVLADSTKVVATGYGRVAVDFADYVITEITCHGRGGRKIAGENCGIIDVGGQDTKVILVEHGMVKDFLMNDKCSAGTGKFLEIMANRLGVTLQELFEMAESGMVLPISSLCTVFAESEVINYIGEGHKREDIAAGVVDSVAAKVCQLAQRKELPDKVILTGGISNSTYFTRILSEKIGRTVESTEDGRYAGALGAALLAEEKSRKKR; encoded by the coding sequence ATGAATTACGTAGGAATTGATATTGGTTCAACAGCATCAAAAGTCGTAACAAGGGGTGACTGCCAGATGCAGTTTGTATTGCCAACCGGATGGAGCAGTAAAGAGACCTGCAAGATAATAAAGGAACGCTTGCAGGAATCGGGAATCGATGTGCTGGCAGATTCTACGAAGGTTGTTGCAACCGGATATGGCAGGGTTGCGGTAGATTTCGCAGATTATGTAATTACAGAAATTACCTGTCATGGAAGAGGCGGACGGAAGATCGCCGGAGAGAATTGTGGAATCATTGATGTGGGCGGACAAGATACAAAAGTGATTCTGGTAGAACACGGAATGGTAAAAGATTTTTTGATGAATGATAAGTGTTCAGCAGGAACAGGAAAATTTTTGGAAATTATGGCAAATCGTCTGGGAGTGACGCTGCAGGAACTGTTTGAGATGGCAGAATCGGGAATGGTACTTCCAATTAGTTCTCTTTGTACAGTATTTGCCGAGTCAGAAGTGATCAATTACATAGGGGAAGGGCATAAAAGAGAAGATATTGCAGCCGGTGTAGTGGATTCTGTTGCAGCAAAGGTATGTCAGCTGGCACAGAGAAAAGAACTTCCGGATAAAGTGATTTTGACAGGTGGAATCAGCAACAGTACGTATTTTACAAGGATTTTGTCGGAAAAGATAGGACGAACCGTAGAATCAACAGAAGATGGTAGATATGCAGGAGCTCTTGGAGCGGCATTGCTGGCAGAAGAAAAAAGCAGAAAAAAACGATAA
- a CDS encoding double-cubane-cluster-containing anaerobic reductase — translation MEIIKDLPEVFEEFAEQRKNSFLAVKQLKDKGIPVIGAYCTYFPKEIAMAMGAATVGLCSTSDETIPDAEKDLPKNLCPLIKSSYGFAKTDKCPFFYFSDVVVGETTCDGKKKMYEYMSEFKDVFVMELPNSQSATSLQLWKSEIVRFKEYLEEKFGVAITEEKIAEAIKEENEVRKSLKNLYEVMKHEPAPIKGHDLFKVLYGSGFKFDRKAIPAEVNALAEKIEKEYAEGKMLESRPRILVTGCPIGGATEKIITAIEENGGVVVAYENCSGAKSIDKLVDEENPDVYQALAERYLAIGCSVMTPNPNRLELLQRLIDEYQVDGVVEMTLQACHTYNVETLAIRKFVNEKMGLPYINVETDYSQADVGQLNTRIAAFLEML, via the coding sequence ATGGAAATAATTAAGGATTTACCAGAGGTATTTGAGGAGTTTGCAGAACAGAGAAAGAATTCATTTCTTGCAGTAAAACAGTTGAAGGATAAAGGAATTCCGGTTATCGGAGCATATTGTACATATTTCCCAAAAGAAATTGCAATGGCAATGGGAGCAGCCACAGTAGGTTTATGTTCAACATCTGATGAGACAATTCCGGATGCAGAAAAAGATTTGCCTAAAAATTTATGTCCGCTGATTAAGTCCAGTTATGGATTTGCAAAGACAGATAAATGTCCATTTTTCTATTTTTCAGATGTAGTTGTCGGAGAGACTACATGTGATGGAAAGAAAAAGATGTATGAATATATGTCTGAATTTAAAGATGTGTTTGTAATGGAGCTTCCAAACTCTCAAAGTGCGACATCATTGCAGCTTTGGAAGAGTGAGATTGTACGTTTTAAAGAATATCTGGAAGAAAAATTTGGTGTGGCAATTACAGAAGAAAAAATTGCAGAGGCTATTAAAGAAGAAAATGAAGTAAGAAAATCTTTGAAAAATTTATATGAAGTGATGAAACACGAGCCGGCACCAATCAAAGGACATGATTTGTTTAAGGTACTTTATGGAAGTGGATTTAAATTTGACAGAAAAGCAATTCCGGCGGAAGTAAATGCATTGGCAGAGAAAATAGAAAAAGAATATGCAGAAGGTAAAATGTTGGAAAGTCGTCCACGTATTCTTGTAACCGGATGTCCAATCGGCGGAGCAACAGAAAAGATTATTACAGCAATTGAGGAAAATGGCGGTGTGGTCGTAGCTTATGAAAACTGTTCCGGAGCAAAATCTATCGATAAACTGGTAGACGAGGAAAATCCAGATGTATACCAGGCACTGGCAGAAAGATATCTGGCAATCGGCTGTTCCGTTATGACACCAAATCCAAATCGTCTTGAGCTGTTACAGAGATTGATTGATGAATATCAGGTTGACGGAGTAGTGGAGATGACCTTACAGGCATGTCATACATATAATGTGGAGACACTGGCAATCCGTAAATTTGTCAATGAGAAGATGGGACTTCCGTATATCAATGTAGAGACAGATTATAGTCAGGCAGATGTGGGGCAGTTAAATACAAGAATTGCGGCATTTCTAGAGATGCTGTAG
- a CDS encoding 3-isopropylmalate dehydrogenase, with protein sequence MTKGTKDTIQWHPAFQASIQIEFEAESEKLTFEPEHLLSKKPMQMDELIIKVAENEVIHKNIGRIFKRYNIIEYKSPDDNLTINDFYKVYGYCCFYQSDTDKICEIPPQELTITFICNHFPIKMIQHLKDFRGLDTVPIDAGIYYITGDAFPIQLLVTKELNPKENLWLQSLRKNMTNPQEIETLLREYEIKKSSKLYQAAMDVITRANWVAVKEVKANMCEALKELMAEEFQEQEELVTKRVTEEVTAQVTKQVTEQVTEQVTEEFIRTLFKNITDADKLAELLNLPVEQINKVLNK encoded by the coding sequence TTGACGAAAGGTACAAAAGATACGATTCAATGGCATCCGGCTTTTCAGGCATCAATCCAGATTGAATTTGAAGCCGAATCTGAAAAACTCACCTTTGAGCCAGAGCATTTATTATCAAAAAAGCCCATGCAGATGGATGAGTTGATTATCAAAGTAGCTGAAAATGAAGTGATTCACAAGAATATCGGCAGGATTTTTAAAAGATACAATATCATTGAATACAAAAGTCCGGATGACAATTTAACAATTAACGATTTTTACAAAGTGTATGGATATTGCTGTTTTTATCAGTCCGACACCGACAAAATCTGCGAGATTCCACCACAAGAATTAACTATTACTTTCATATGCAACCATTTCCCCATAAAGATGATTCAGCATCTAAAGGACTTTCGAGGATTGGACACCGTTCCTATAGATGCCGGAATTTATTATATAACCGGGGATGCTTTTCCAATACAACTTCTCGTAACAAAAGAGTTGAATCCAAAAGAAAATCTCTGGTTGCAGAGTTTACGTAAGAATATGACAAATCCCCAAGAAATTGAAACACTTCTCAGAGAATATGAAATAAAAAAATCATCAAAACTATATCAAGCTGCAATGGATGTAATCACCCGTGCGAACTGGGTTGCAGTAAAGGAGGTTAAAGCGAATATGTGTGAAGCATTAAAAGAATTAATGGCAGAAGAATTTCAAGAACAGGAAGAACTTGTGACCAAACGAGTAACGGAAGAGGTAACCGCACAAGTAACGAAACAAGTGACTGAGCAAGTAACTGAACAAGTAACCGAAGAATTTATCCGAACTTTATTTAAGAATATTACCGATGCTGACAAACTGGCTGAACTATTGAATTTACCTGTAGAACAAATCAATAAAGTGTTGAATAAGTAA
- a CDS encoding tRNA threonylcarbamoyladenosine dehydratase has product MLNQFSRTELLLGKEAMERLAGARVAVFGIGGVGGYVCEALVRSGVGSFDLIDDDKVCLTNLNRQIIATRKTVGKYKVDVMKERILDINPDAKVEVHKCFFLPENADEFHFEDYDYIVDAVDTVTAKIELIMKAKEVGTPIISSMGAGNKLDASRFKVADIYKTSGCPLAKVMRRELKKRGVKKLKVVYSDELPIKPKDDIANSCRTNCICPPGAEHKCTERRAIPGSTAFVPSVAGLIIAGEIVKDLSGIQ; this is encoded by the coding sequence ATGTTAAATCAATTTTCAAGGACAGAATTATTATTAGGAAAAGAAGCAATGGAGCGTCTTGCAGGAGCACGGGTGGCAGTGTTTGGAATCGGCGGGGTCGGCGGCTATGTGTGTGAAGCATTGGTTCGTTCCGGGGTGGGTTCTTTTGATCTGATTGACGATGACAAGGTTTGTTTGACAAATTTAAATAGACAGATTATCGCGACAAGAAAGACCGTCGGAAAATATAAAGTAGATGTGATGAAAGAACGTATTTTGGATATTAATCCGGATGCGAAAGTGGAAGTTCATAAGTGTTTCTTCTTGCCGGAGAATGCAGATGAATTTCATTTTGAAGACTATGATTATATTGTAGATGCGGTAGATACAGTGACAGCTAAAATCGAGTTGATTATGAAAGCAAAAGAAGTCGGAACACCGATTATCAGCAGCATGGGTGCGGGAAATAAATTAGATGCCAGTCGTTTTAAGGTAGCAGATATTTATAAGACAAGCGGATGCCCGTTGGCAAAGGTTATGCGTCGCGAGTTGAAAAAGCGTGGTGTAAAGAAGTTAAAAGTTGTTTATTCAGATGAACTTCCAATTAAGCCGAAAGATGATATTGCAAATAGTTGTCGTACAAACTGCATATGTCCTCCGGGAGCTGAACACAAGTGTACAGAGCGACGTGCGATTCCGGGAAGTACGGCTTTTGTGCCATCGGTAGCAGGTCTGATCATTGCAGGTGAGATTGTAAAAGATCTGTCTGGAATACAGTAA
- a CDS encoding diacylglycerol kinase family protein, whose product MEQKKKQNHKLYGGFQYAFTGIVTGLKQEQNMKMHAVMTVLVVIAGFFFHISMTEWCICLLICGLIMALELVNTAVEAVVDLVTEERKPLAKIAKDTAAGAVFILAIFSAVIGCIIFLPKVIAWI is encoded by the coding sequence ATGGAACAAAAGAAAAAACAAAATCATAAATTATATGGTGGATTTCAATATGCGTTTACAGGAATTGTAACTGGGTTGAAGCAGGAACAGAATATGAAGATGCATGCAGTAATGACAGTTTTGGTTGTGATTGCCGGATTTTTCTTTCACATTTCTATGACAGAATGGTGTATCTGTCTGTTGATTTGTGGTCTTATTATGGCATTGGAGTTGGTGAATACAGCGGTGGAAGCGGTTGTGGATCTTGTGACTGAGGAGAGAAAGCCATTGGCAAAGATTGCAAAAGATACGGCAGCAGGAGCTGTATTTATTCTGGCTATTTTTTCAGCAGTGATAGGATGCATTATTTTTCTGCCGAAGGTTATAGCATGGATATAG
- a CDS encoding phasin family protein yields the protein MEKLTDGLKKILLAGIGTVAVTAEKSKDILDDLVKKGELTVEQGKALNEELKHNIKQTVKDKVNVSVKTSTPEELNELLSKMTAEQLAQLKEQIEKVEAEAPEEEVVEPEDVVEAEAKEVEEPEVNE from the coding sequence ATGGAAAAATTGACAGACGGATTAAAGAAAATCTTATTGGCAGGAATCGGAACAGTGGCTGTTACAGCAGAAAAATCAAAAGATATTTTGGATGACCTGGTAAAAAAAGGCGAGTTGACAGTGGAGCAGGGAAAGGCTCTGAATGAAGAACTCAAACACAATATTAAACAGACAGTAAAAGATAAAGTGAATGTTTCAGTAAAGACATCAACACCTGAAGAATTAAATGAATTGCTCAGTAAGATGACAGCAGAGCAGCTTGCACAGTTGAAAGAGCAGATAGAAAAGGTGGAAGCGGAAGCACCGGAAGAAGAGGTTGTAGAGCCGGAAGATGTAGTGGAAGCAGAAGCTAAAGAAGTTGAAGAACCAGAGGTTAATGAGTAA
- a CDS encoding ABC1 kinase family protein — protein MSNAKSGSRLKEITAVLRKHEITKGMTPVKLRLILEDLGPTFIKIGQIMSLHSDVLPKKYCDELMKLRSDVPPMSFSEVEEVIEESYGCPWKEVFSDIEKTTLGSASIAQVHRATLKSGEKVVIKVQRKGIYDTMARDIGLLHKAVKLVPPISIKETVDFSMVLDELWVVTQEEMNFLTEAANMEEFARRNKDIAFVRTPILYKEHTTHHVLVMEYIDGYPIDDKISLQKNGYDLHEIGTKLIDNYIKQVMEDGFFHADPHPGNVCVSDGKIVWIDMGMMGRLSERDRELIGDAIQGIAINDIGMIQDAVLALGEFRGKPDQSKLYEDISTLMMKYGKLDMGNIDVAETMQDLMEVMKTNRISMPHGLTMLARGLTQMEGVMADICPEINMVEIAAARIKGDFWRNFDWKKELKSSGKHLYRALHKTIDLPSVTADAIQGFMKGQTRVNLDLHVSKDLSELLRRLVRNIVMGLWVMALLISSSIICTTNMQPKLWGIPAIGAIGYLLAFVIVLYVFIKHFLSRK, from the coding sequence ATGAGTAACGCAAAATCAGGTTCCAGATTGAAGGAAATTACAGCAGTACTGCGTAAGCATGAGATCACAAAGGGCATGACCCCGGTGAAGCTGCGGTTGATTCTGGAAGATCTGGGACCTACTTTTATTAAGATAGGACAAATCATGTCGCTGCATTCGGATGTCCTTCCAAAGAAATATTGTGACGAGTTAATGAAACTGCGTTCGGATGTGCCGCCGATGTCATTTTCAGAAGTGGAAGAAGTAATAGAAGAATCCTATGGATGTCCGTGGAAGGAAGTATTTTCAGATATAGAGAAAACGACGCTTGGTTCAGCTTCAATTGCACAAGTGCATCGCGCAACGCTCAAATCTGGAGAGAAGGTTGTTATAAAGGTACAGCGCAAGGGAATCTATGACACGATGGCAAGAGATATCGGACTGCTTCATAAAGCGGTGAAACTGGTGCCGCCGATCAGCATTAAAGAGACTGTAGATTTCAGCATGGTTTTAGATGAGCTGTGGGTAGTCACGCAAGAAGAAATGAACTTTCTGACAGAAGCAGCCAACATGGAGGAATTTGCCCGGAGAAATAAAGATATCGCTTTTGTGCGTACACCGATTTTATACAAAGAGCATACGACACATCATGTTCTTGTTATGGAATATATTGATGGATATCCAATTGATGATAAAATATCGCTTCAGAAAAATGGATATGATCTGCATGAAATAGGAACAAAATTAATAGATAACTACATTAAGCAGGTTATGGAAGATGGATTTTTTCATGCTGATCCACATCCGGGAAATGTATGCGTATCCGATGGGAAAATTGTCTGGATCGATATGGGGATGATGGGAAGATTGTCTGAACGAGACAGAGAATTGATCGGAGATGCAATTCAGGGAATTGCGATTAATGATATCGGAATGATACAGGATGCGGTACTTGCGTTGGGTGAATTTCGTGGAAAACCGGATCAGAGTAAATTATATGAAGATATCAGTACTTTGATGATGAAGTATGGAAAATTGGATATGGGTAATATTGATGTGGCAGAGACAATGCAGGATTTGATGGAGGTTATGAAAACCAATCGGATTTCCATGCCACATGGACTTACAATGCTGGCTAGAGGATTGACGCAGATGGAAGGCGTTATGGCAGACATTTGTCCGGAGATCAATATGGTAGAAATTGCAGCAGCCCGTATAAAAGGTGATTTCTGGCGTAATTTCGACTGGAAAAAAGAGTTAAAAAGCAGTGGCAAACATTTGTATCGTGCACTTCATAAAACAATAGATTTGCCATCAGTGACGGCAGATGCGATACAAGGCTTTATGAAAGGGCAGACAAGAGTAAATCTGGATTTACATGTGTCAAAAGATTTATCAGAGCTGTTGAGAAGACTTGTAAGAAATATTGTAATGGGGCTGTGGGTAATGGCTCTTTTAATCAGTTCGAGTATTATTTGCACGACCAATATGCAGCCGAAGCTGTGGGGAATACCTGCAATTGGAGCTATTGGTTACCTGCTGGCATTTGTGATTGTACTCTATGTATTTATAAAACACTTTTTGTCGAGAAAATAA
- a CDS encoding HPr family phosphocarrier protein, translating to MIKQNIKFVTTGQFVTFYNTCRNLSANITVKDIENHRMNINGKELSELMAIRLGLPVTLVIHGDDEQKADRLLQKYRVS from the coding sequence ATGATTAAACAAAATATCAAATTCGTAACTACAGGACAATTTGTCACTTTTTATAACACATGCAGAAATTTATCTGCTAATATTACAGTCAAAGACATTGAGAATCATCGTATGAATATTAACGGAAAAGAACTTTCCGAACTAATGGCCATTCGTCTGGGTCTTCCGGTTACTCTCGTCATTCATGGTGATGATGAACAGAAGGCTGACAGACTTCTTCAAAAATATCGCGTATCATAG
- a CDS encoding LysR family transcriptional regulator produces the protein MEITYDYYRIFYYVAMYKSFSKAAKALMSNQPNVTHFMNNLENQLGCKLFVRSNRGVTLTAEGQKLYQHVSIAYQHIHTAEMELANEQSMESGSITISASEIALHLLLLPILGKFHKKYPGIRLRILNHSTPQAIQAVREGVVDFAVVTTPLKAKKPLKSISLMEFQEIVVGNETFADIQEAICLEEIAKNPLICLGKQSTTYEFYSKFFLEHNLVLEPDTEVETIDQVLPMIMNGLGIGFLPEPFARNVINEKKVYEIPMVETIPKREICLVENHNFPPSIAAETLKKMLM, from the coding sequence ATGGAGATTACATATGATTATTATCGGATTTTTTATTATGTAGCAATGTATAAAAGTTTTTCAAAAGCCGCGAAGGCATTAATGAGCAACCAGCCGAATGTTACACATTTTATGAACAATTTGGAGAATCAGCTGGGATGTAAGTTGTTTGTGAGGTCAAACCGTGGAGTGACATTGACAGCGGAGGGACAAAAACTGTATCAACATGTTTCTATTGCATATCAACATATTCATACCGCAGAAATGGAACTTGCAAATGAACAGAGTATGGAAAGTGGCAGTATCACAATCAGTGCCAGTGAGATCGCACTGCATCTGTTACTATTACCTATACTTGGAAAATTTCATAAGAAGTATCCGGGAATCCGTCTTCGGATTTTAAATCATTCGACTCCGCAGGCGATACAAGCAGTGAGGGAAGGCGTAGTAGATTTTGCGGTGGTGACAACACCATTGAAAGCAAAAAAACCACTGAAATCAATTTCACTGATGGAATTTCAGGAAATTGTTGTTGGAAATGAGACATTTGCAGACATACAAGAAGCAATTTGTCTTGAGGAGATTGCAAAAAATCCATTAATCTGTCTGGGAAAACAAAGCACAACATATGAGTTTTATTCCAAATTCTTTTTAGAGCATAATCTTGTATTAGAACCGGATACAGAGGTGGAAACAATTGATCAGGTCTTGCCGATGATTATGAATGGATTGGGAATTGGATTCTTGCCGGAGCCGTTTGCAAGAAATGTAATAAATGAGAAAAAGGTATATGAGATTCCAATGGTTGAAACGATACCGAAGCGGGAAATCTGTCTGGTGGAGAATCATAATTTTCCACCAAGTATTGCGGCAGAAACTTTGAAGAAAATGCTTATGTGA
- a CDS encoding DUF4866 domain-containing protein, which translates to MQTILPREEAVEGIFSEILASPTACEQLRDVFYEHLDEEHGIDFDESEHFIQVLFNAYKNGDVTALLLELCGGSMFDLLREAFLIPKKFHGKSGENPVLLTDVDGNILEGKEKEISGHEYEKFKEIYDRHECAPRSKLYLADGYDIVRSYTKGMELVEKKDNRNRGILILYALPDTRKLGLTEAQAYAVVWDTFHKIQEEAPRAMVYYGQETGVKKDKEFDEIGILLPIREFEKKMLHHLSEIDGIVLTCREKMMKKAGNESLDFE; encoded by the coding sequence ATGCAAACCATTTTACCTAGAGAAGAGGCTGTAGAAGGTATTTTTTCGGAGATTCTTGCCTCGCCGACAGCATGCGAGCAGTTAAGAGATGTTTTTTATGAACATTTAGATGAAGAACATGGGATTGATTTTGATGAGTCAGAACATTTCATACAGGTATTATTTAATGCCTATAAAAATGGAGATGTGACGGCTCTTTTATTAGAATTATGTGGAGGAAGCATGTTTGATTTGCTTAGAGAAGCTTTTTTGATTCCTAAGAAGTTTCACGGAAAATCAGGGGAGAATCCGGTATTGCTGACCGATGTGGATGGAAATATTCTGGAAGGAAAAGAAAAGGAAATTTCCGGACATGAGTATGAAAAATTCAAAGAAATATATGACCGACATGAATGTGCACCACGTTCTAAATTATATTTGGCAGATGGATACGATATTGTACGTTCCTATACAAAAGGAATGGAACTTGTAGAGAAAAAAGATAATAGAAATCGAGGAATCCTGATTTTATATGCATTACCAGATACTCGTAAACTTGGATTGACAGAAGCACAGGCATATGCTGTTGTGTGGGATACTTTTCATAAAATACAGGAAGAGGCGCCAAGAGCAATGGTATATTACGGACAGGAGACTGGTGTGAAGAAAGATAAGGAATTCGATGAGATTGGAATTTTACTTCCGATTCGTGAATTTGAGAAGAAAATGTTACACCATTTGAGTGAAATTGATGGAATTGTATTGACATGTCGCGAGAAAATGATGAAAAAAGCAGGAAATGAAAGTCTGGATTTTGAATAA